A single Ziziphus jujuba cultivar Dongzao chromosome 11, ASM3175591v1 DNA region contains:
- the LOC107435600 gene encoding importin subunit alpha-9, translated as MADDAFTSHRRDPIKSSVGNVAAHRRRQHAVTVGKERRESLVRAKRLCRVGTSGDNDTPIESEMMIDEEQSILEAQTSSAVDELKSAVAYQGKGALHKRVSTLRELRRLLSRSEFPPAESALRAGAIPILVQCLSFGSPDEQLLEAAWCLTNIAAGKPEETKALLPALPLLIAHLGEKSSLPVAEQCAWALGNVAGEGEELRNVLLSQGALPSLARMMLPNKGSTVRTAAWALSNLIKGPDPKAATDLIRVDGVLDAIIRHLRKADDELATEVAWVVVYLSALSNVATSMLVKSDVLQLLVERLATSNSLQLLIPALRSLGNLVAGDLHTTNAILVPGYEITGNVIGVLVKCLKSEHRVLKKEAAWVLSNIAAGSVEHKQLIYSSDAVPLLLRLLSTAPFDIRKEVAYVLGNLCVAQADGDGRPNLILDHLISLVDKGCLAGFTELVRSADIEAAKLGLQFMELVLRGMPNGEGPKLVEQEDGIDAMERFQFHENEDLRNMANGLVDKYFGEDYGFDEEAK; from the exons ATGGCCGATGATGCCTTCACTTCTCACAGAAGAGACCCTATTAAGTCCTCAG TTGGGAATGTTGCGGCGCATCGAAGACGGCAACATGCAGTTACAGTTGGGAAAGAAAGACGAGAGTCATTGGTGCGTGCAAAGCGTCTATGCAGAGTAGGGACTAGTGGTGATAATGATACTCCCATTGAAAGTGAAATGATGATTGATGAAGAGCAGTCAATTTTGGAGGCCCAAACTTCTTCAGCAGTGGATGAGTTAAAGTCTGCAGTTGCATACCA GGGAAAAGGTGCCTTGCATAAGAGGGTGAGTACTCTTCGTGAGTTAAGGCGCTTATTATCGAGATCTGAGTTCCCTCCTGCTGAATCTGCTCTCAGAGCTGGAGCAATACCTATACTTGTGCAGTGTCTTTCATTTGGCTCTCCTGATGAACAG TTGCTTGAGGCAGCATGGTGCCTTACAAACATAGCAGCCGGAAAACCTGAAGAAACAAAAGCTTTGCTGCCTGCTTTGCCATTGCTTATTGCTCATCTTGGAG AAAAGAGTTCCTTGCCTGTTGCTGAGCAGTGTGCATGGGCATTGGGAAATGTTGCTGGTGAAGGAGAGGAGCTAAGAAATGTTTTGCTATCTCAAGGCGCCTTACCATCTCTTGCAAGAATGATGCTTCCAAACAAAGGTTCTACAGTAAGAACAGCTGCTTGGGCATTGTCAAATCTAATCAAG GGGCCAGATCCTAAGGCAGCAACAGACCTCATTAGAGTTGATGGGGTATTGGATGCGATTATTCGGCACTTGAGAAAAGC GGATGATGAGTTGGCGACTGAAGTAGCATGGGTTGTTGTATATCTATCTGCCCTTTCAAATGTTGCTACCAGCATGTTAGTGAAGAGTGATGTCCTTCAATTGCTTGTGGAGAGATTGGCAACATCGAACAGTTTGCAGTTGCTCATTCCG GCTCTTCGAAGTTTAGGTAATCTTGTTGCTGGTGATTTGCATACGACCAATGCTATTCTCGTACCAGGATATGAAATTACAG GTAATGTAATAGGAGTCCTTGTAAAATGTTTGAAGAGTGAACACCGTGTCTTGAAGAAG GAAGCAGCTTGGGTACTATCTAATATAGCTGCTGGTTCTGTAGAACACAAGCAATTGATTTATTCAAGCGATGCTGTGCCATTGCTGTTGCGGCTTCTTTCAACAGCACCATTTGATATCAGAAAGGAAGTAGCATATGTATTGGGAAATCTCTGTGTTGCCCAAGCAGATGGTGATGGAAGGCCAAATCTAATTTTGGATCACTTGATTTCACTTGTTGATAAAGGATGCCTTGCTGGCTTCACAGAGTTGGTTAGGTCTGCTGATATTGAGGCTGCAAAGCTAGGACTTCAGTTCATGGAACTG GTTTTGAGGGGAATGCCAAATGGAGAGGGTCCAAAGCTGGTTGAACAAGAGGATGGTATTGATGCCATGGAAAGATTTCAATTTCATGAAAATGAAGACCTGAGAAATATGGCAAATGGCCTAGTTGATAAATACTTCGGGGAGGATTATGGGTTTGATGAAGAGGCCAAGtga